The Methylomicrobium lacus LW14 genome window below encodes:
- a CDS encoding DUF1097 domain-containing protein: MNNLTALSFSIGILAGAATFFAVGPLSGYFFIWAATIPWAAYFALGANEAAFKGTITCSIFGVVMAWITAFLLINVPSDALLGFPLMAALTVTIAVIVMCLAASLPQLSAIPASVFGYSMTFAYLLQTPDKMTKDVLLGVSFSNPLVVISVSIVIGVYLGKFSAQLAEKWTTK; this comes from the coding sequence ATGAACAATCTCACAGCACTTTCTTTCAGTATCGGCATCTTGGCGGGCGCCGCGACATTCTTTGCGGTAGGCCCGCTCAGCGGATATTTTTTCATCTGGGCGGCAACGATTCCTTGGGCGGCGTATTTCGCACTCGGTGCGAATGAAGCCGCCTTCAAGGGCACGATTACCTGTAGTATTTTCGGCGTCGTGATGGCTTGGATAACGGCCTTCCTGCTTATAAATGTGCCGTCCGACGCGCTGCTCGGGTTTCCTTTGATGGCGGCCTTAACCGTCACCATTGCGGTAATCGTGATGTGTCTCGCCGCGAGCCTTCCTCAATTATCCGCAATCCCGGCCAGCGTGTTCGGTTATTCGATGACCTTTGCCTATCTGCTGCAAACGCCTGACAAAATGACTAAGGACGTTTTGCTTGGCGTCTCATTCAGCAATCCGCTCGTGGTGATTTCGGTTTCGATCGTGATCGGCGTTTATCTTGGCAAGTTTTCAGCGCAGCTGGCCGAAAAATGGACGACGAAGTAA
- a CDS encoding cation:proton antiporter family protein, producing the protein MMELVWVGTAYLVGLIASRLSFPPLVGYLVAGYVLHVAGIESAHTLTHIADIGIELLLFTVGLKIKLNSLLRREVISVGGLHLLVVTAISALGFLLLGEQTLGGLVLGTSLAFSSTVLAIKVLEDNGELSSLHGRDVLSILILQDVVAIALLALADGRQPSPWAFALLLVPLLRPLGHRLLNASRSDELKLLLGVSLALAGGVSSESVGISPDIGALLMGVMLASHHQVDVLSEKLWSLKEVFLVAFFLQIGLAELPNKDQIITALELLGVLPLQGLLFFGLFLLAGMRARTAFISSLALTTYSEFALITTGAVVKTNLLSSEWNATIALAVAGSLAIAAPLNRYSHQLFSRFEPFLIRFEKKSDHPDRLPESIGLAEWLIVGMGRTGVSAYHTLSQQDKRVVGLDADPTVLERLLAEGKRVIYGDAEDPELWTGLPLDRVKGILLTLPEFDARCSATLQLRKRGYRGQIGTISYFPEEKQQLKQLGVDFIIHPLVEAGNQLALQLMSGDHEAAEE; encoded by the coding sequence ATGATGGAATTAGTTTGGGTCGGGACGGCTTACCTCGTTGGCTTGATAGCCAGCCGCTTGTCATTTCCGCCGCTTGTCGGTTATCTGGTCGCCGGCTATGTGCTGCATGTTGCCGGAATAGAATCGGCTCACACCTTAACGCATATCGCCGACATCGGCATCGAGTTATTACTCTTTACCGTCGGCCTAAAGATTAAATTGAATTCGCTGTTACGCCGCGAAGTCATCAGTGTCGGCGGCTTGCATTTATTAGTGGTGACCGCTATATCCGCGCTGGGTTTTCTGCTGCTGGGCGAACAAACCCTGGGCGGTCTGGTGTTGGGCACCAGTTTGGCTTTTTCCAGCACCGTACTCGCGATCAAGGTATTGGAGGACAACGGCGAGCTGTCTTCATTGCATGGCCGGGACGTACTCAGTATTCTGATTCTTCAGGATGTCGTGGCCATCGCGCTGCTGGCATTAGCCGACGGCAGACAACCCTCGCCCTGGGCGTTCGCCTTGTTGCTTGTGCCTTTATTACGCCCGCTCGGACATCGCCTGCTCAATGCCAGCCGTTCCGACGAACTGAAACTGCTGCTCGGCGTATCGCTGGCGCTGGCCGGAGGCGTTTCCTCCGAAAGTGTCGGCATCTCGCCGGATATTGGCGCATTATTGATGGGAGTCATGCTAGCGTCCCATCACCAGGTCGACGTTCTCTCCGAAAAGCTCTGGAGCCTCAAGGAAGTGTTCCTGGTCGCTTTTTTTCTGCAGATCGGTTTGGCAGAGTTGCCGAATAAAGACCAAATCATCACCGCGCTTGAGCTTTTGGGCGTGTTGCCGCTTCAAGGACTCTTATTCTTCGGGCTATTTTTGCTGGCCGGCATGCGCGCCCGCACGGCCTTTATCTCGTCGCTCGCGTTAACGACCTACAGCGAGTTCGCGCTGATTACCACCGGCGCGGTGGTAAAGACAAATTTGCTATCATCGGAGTGGAACGCCACAATCGCCTTGGCGGTAGCGGGATCTCTGGCAATCGCCGCGCCGTTAAACCGTTATTCACACCAGTTGTTTTCACGGTTTGAGCCTTTTCTTATCCGCTTTGAAAAAAAATCCGACCACCCCGATCGTCTGCCCGAATCCATCGGTTTGGCGGAATGGCTAATCGTCGGCATGGGACGCACCGGCGTTTCCGCCTATCATACCTTGAGTCAGCAGGATAAACGCGTCGTCGGGCTGGATGCCGACCCCACGGTTTTAGAACGTCTGCTTGCCGAAGGCAAACGCGTGATTTATGGCGATGCGGAAGATCCCGAGTTATGGACAGGGCTGCCGCTGGATAGGGTCAAAGGCATTTTACTGACCCTGCCGGAATTCGATGCCCGGTGTTCGGCCACACTCCAGCTTAGGAAGCGGGGTTACCGGGGGCAAATCGGTACGATTTCCTATTTCCCGGAAGAGAAACAGCAATTAAAACAGCTTGGAGTGGATTTTATCATTCATCCGCTGGTCGAGGCAGGCAATCAGCTGGCCCTGCAACTGATGAGCGGCGATCACGAGGCGGCGGAAGAATAA